One Ranitomeya variabilis isolate aRanVar5 chromosome 5, aRanVar5.hap1, whole genome shotgun sequence DNA window includes the following coding sequences:
- the PMCH gene encoding pro-MCH yields the protein MVRMISLSYPLIISLSILSQGFLFSLSKSIRKAENDVLLDTIALRKALRNGDTIYKSSTNPQDQYSMDEGEERNIKSAGSENTYFSPDVNPLNVGVKQIPFSTLKSSSQNSENGDETVELTHERRDIGEEENAAKFPIGRRDFDMLRCMLGRVYRPCWQI from the exons ATGGTAAGAATGATCAGCTTAAGCTATCCACTCATAATATCTTTATCCATTCTATCCCAAGGCTTCCTGTTTTCCTTGTCAAAGTCTATTCGAAAAGCAGAGAATGACGTCTTACTAGATACAATTGCTCTAAGGAAAgcattaaggaatggagacacgatATACAAATCCTCAACTAACCCGCAAGACCAGTACTCTATGGATGAAGGAGAGGAACGAAACATAAAG AGCGCAGGATCTGAAAATACTTACTTCAGCCCTGATGTTAACCCATTAAACGTTGGGGTGAAACAGATTCCATTTTCGACACTCAAAAGCTCATCCCAAAATTCAGAGAATGGAGATGAAACTGTTGAGCTAACACATGAAAGAAGAGATATTGGGGAAGAAGAAAATGCAGCAAAGTTTCCAATTGGGAGAAGAGATTTTGATA